A segment of the Geoglobus ahangari genome:
GCCGTGCAGAACATGAACGTGATGCTCGGACTGGACGAGAGGCTGGGACTGGACTACCCGCCGCTGTTTCCTTAGGTTTTTTAATGGTTTTTTGGCGAGTCTGTCAAATTCTTTTTTAGCTGTTTTATATCCATAATTTTTCGAAGAGTGGCCTGTCAGGCTTGCTGATGTTTACAAGTTTGCATGTCTCTCTCAGGATTTTTCCGCGCACCTTTATATACTCCATGCATCACTTAACTTTCGCTGCAGTATTTAAACTGAAAAAAGCAGGAGAAAGCGTTTTATAGGGATTGGGAGGAATATTATCGGTTGTTAAAATCAGACTAAAATAGGATTGAAAGAAGGTCAGGGTGAAGTACTTCGGGATACCGGACGAGGGCGTTAAAATCAGACTAAAATAGGATTGAAAGGAGTAATAGGACACGTAAAGGGGCACCCTCATATGACGTTAAAATCAGACTAAAATAGGATTGAAAGCGATTCCTCCAGAGCAGAACTCACTCTCCTGAATGTGTTAAAATCAGACTAAAATAGGATTGAAAGGTACCAATCTGGAACCAGTAGTGCTAGTCTTCTGCTGAAGTTAAAATCAGACTAAAATAGGATTGAAAGCTATTATTTAAAACAGCATTTTTAATAATTTTAGCATGTTAAAATCAGACTAAAATAGGATTGAAAGCGAGTTTTTCAATCTCCTCCATACTTGCCGTGGAGAAGTTAAAATCAGACTAAAATAGGATTGAAAGCCTAACAGATAACCTACTAGTAGAAACATACGCTACAGTTAAAATCAGACTAAAATAGGATTGAAAGATAATTGATTTTGGTGGTGCGGCATATCAATTCATACGTTAAAATCAGACTAAAATAGGATTGAAAGATATTCAGTATGGCAAACTCGGAAGAATGCTTGAAAGTTAAAATCAGACTAAAATAGGATTGAAAGTATATCTGTTGCGACGAAGTTCACGTACATGTCCACAGGTTAAAATCAAACTAAAATAGAATTGGAAGATGGTCACGCATATTAGACTGGACTGCCGGGCAAAATTGAACCCCTTCACCGTTCTTTTCATCATATCTCTCGAAAAACAATCGCCCCTCTAAATCTCCAGCACTTATCTCTAACGTAACCATCACTTTTATATACCTCGAACTCCGATACCTCTAAGTAAGAGGTATGTTCGACAAGAAGAGCAAAGCACTGAAGAAGCTCAGGAAGGCCATAAGGTCTGGTATATACTCCTACCTGATCCTTTCCATGCTGAGGGACGGGGAGATGCATGGGTACTTTATCAGAAAGCGGCTCGAGGAGATGGGGTTTGCTCCGAGCGAGGGGGCGATGTACGACATGCTCAAAAGCTTGGAGAAGCTCGGTCTGGTGGAGGGGTTCTGGGTGATGGATAACAGGCCGAGAAAGTGCTACAGGCTCACGGACCTTGGCAGGGAGGTTCTGACTGAGCTTGAGTCTGATGTGCGGTCAATTTTGAGGGTTCTCGGAGGTGGTGAGGGTGGGGATTGAGATGTTCCTTTCTCCGCTGCTGGTTTTTATGGGGATAGTCACGCTGCTTGTGAGGGACAGGCCGAACCCATACGTGGGAGTGAGAATGGGATACACCTACCTCTCGAGGGAGGCGTGGAGGAAAGCCAACACGTTTGCCGGTGTTTACAGCGTGCTCGTCGGAGCGGTCATGCTGCTTGCTGTCCTACTGCTCAACCCCCCTATCCACGTTTTCATCGTCGTCTATTTTCTCTCCTTGTTTCCCCTGGTGTACGTCAGCTACCGGATAGCCAAGAAGACGTACGAGATGGAGGACATGTCCTCGCCTCCAAGGGAAATGAAGCCCTTCACTGCAGGAAGTGTGAGGAAGCCAGTCCTGCTTCAGGCTATCCCGCTGCTCGCATATCTGCTCATCGCGGCCCTCTCCTGGAACTCCCTTCCGGATGTTGTCGCGATTCACTTTGCCATGGATGGAACGCCAGACGGGTTTGCAGGCAAGGTCGTCGGGATTCTGGTGATTCCCACCGCCATGATGCTTGCGATGGTGGTTCTGACAGCATTCTCGGCGAGGGAGCCGCTGATACTCAGACTTCCGGTGGATAGGCCTCAGGTGGCCTTCTTGGCAATGCAGATGCTTCTTGCTGCAGTGTTCACGGTCACCCTCATCTACAACCTTGGGCTCGTTTCTGGAAAGGCCGTGCTCGTGACGGCATTTTCTGGACTTGTCTTCGTCCTGCTGGTTGTGGTGTGGCTCTCAAGAAGCTCCGGCTGATCTCGTGCCTTCAGGGCACATCCTCGCACCGCGCAAAAATTTAAAAAGTATTTGCAACACCTGATGACCATGGATTACGGTCAGATCTTCGAAATAATAGGCAGGCATCACAGGTTTTACGCTGACTCCCTGCCCATGATTGCCAGCGAGAACATAACCAGCAAGTTCGTCAGGAGGTGTTATGTTTCCGACCTCGGTCACAGGTATGCCGAGGGTAAGGTGGGTGAGAGGTACTATCAGGGCTGCACTTTTATTGATGAAATTGAGAGCATAGCAATCTCCCTCACAAAGGAGCTTTTTGAAGCTGAGCACGCCAACGTTCAGCCCATAAGCGGGGTTGTTGCAAACACCGCCGCATTCTTTGCATTAACAAAACCGGGAGACAGGGTGATGGCCCTCTCAGTCCCATGCGGAGGGCACATAAGCCACGATACTGTTTCTTCCGCAGGCATAAGGGGCCTGAGGGTCAGCTACTACCCATTCGACAACGAGGCGTTCGAGATTGACATAGATGAGACGAGAAAGCTGGCCATGAAGGAAAAGCCAAGGCTGTTCATCCTCGGATCGAGCCTGATCCTCTTTCCGCAGCCGGTGGAGGAGATCAGCGAGATTGCGAACGAAATAGGGGCGAGGGTGGTGTACGATGCAAGCCACGTGCTTGGGCTGATAGCCGGCAGGAAATTCCAGCAGCCAATGAGGGAAGGAGCGGATGTGATGACGGGCTCGACCCACAAGACCTTCTTCGGGCCCCAGAGGGCTGTGATACTGTCCACAGGCGAGCTGGCAGACGACATCGACAGAGCGGTCTTCCCGGGAGTTGTGAGCAACCACCACCTCAACACCCTCGCCGGCTATGCGATCTCGGCCATTGAGATGAAGCTCTTTGGCGAGGATTATGCTGATCAGGTCGTCAGAAACGCCAAGAGGCTTGCAGAAAGGCTGAGCGAGCTCGGTGTGAATGTGGTGGGTGAGAACAGAGGGTTTACGGAGTCCCATCAGGTTGCGGCCGACGTCAGGGAGTTCGGCGGCGGTGCGAAGGTTGCGGAGAAGCTTGAGAGCGCCGGGATAGTGCTCAACAAGAACCTCCTGCCCTGGGACACCCTGAAGGACACCGCAAACCCCTCGGGCATAAGAATGGGTGTTCAGGAGCTCACGAGGCTCGGGATGAAGGAGGGGGAGATGGAGGAGATAGCGGGGATAATCCACGGAGTCATGACCGACCGGATCTCCGCTGAAAAAGCGAGGGAGAGAGTTAGAGAGCTGAAGTCGGAGTTCAGCACGATCAAGTACACTTTCGAGGAGCACCCCGCCTACGAGTTCCCAGACCTCTGCTAAACCCGAACCTCCAACATCTGTCACTATTTTTCTCCGAAATCGTTCCTTTGCTGGATCAGGCAAAATCCCGAAACCTTTATATTCATATTTCAGAACTGGACAGCATAAAGTTTAAATTCCCGTCAGCTTTCTGCGTTTAAGCAACCACAAAGCTTGCTGTTGTGAGACCATGATGCTGGAAAAGTTGGTGGAGCGGAAGGAACAGCTCGAAAGGGATCTCAAGGATTTTATCAAGAAGAGGGATGAACTCAACGAGGAGTCCAGAAAGTACGCCGAAAAGAGGAACGAGCTTAACGCCAAGGCCAAGGAGCTTCTGGCCAAGGTAAGGGAGATGAAGAAGACGAGGGACGAGCTTAACGCCAAGGCGAGGGAGATCAGGAACCAGAGGAAGGAACTGCACAAGAAGGTGGACGCGCTTTACAAGGAGCTCGACAAGCTCAGGAGAAACATAGACAGGGGTGGAAGGCCGCTGGGAGAGATCGAGAAGGAGATCAGGAGGCTCGAGTTCAAGCAGCAGACCGCCGTCCTGACCATAGAGAAGGAGAGGGCTCTGGTCGAGAGGATAGCCAAGCTCAAGAAGGAGCTCGAGGAGAGGAAGCAGCAGCTTGAGAAGCACGAGGAGTTCAAGAGGCTGATAGCGGAGATCAAGAAGCTCAAGGAGGAGGTAAGGGTTCTCACCGAGGAACTGAAGAAGTATCAGGACGAGGCGGACAAGGTGCACGCGGAGATCGTGGAGATCCTCAAGCAGGTTGACGAGGTGAGGAAGCAGGCAGACGAGATGCACCAGAAGTTCGTCGAGACGAGGAAGGAGGCGGACAGGTATCACGCGGAGATCATCAAGGCGAGGAAGGACATAAAGGATCTCGACAAGGTCATCAAGGCTCTGAAGGCAAAGCAGAGCAAGAGCAGGGAGCAGAGGGAGAAGGAAGAGCTGATGAGGAGGGCAAGGGAGATCTACGAGATGTTCAAGAAGGGCGAGAAGCTCGAGACGGAAGATATTCTGCTGCTTCAGAGGGCAGGTTTGATTTAATTTTTATTTTGCCTCAGCCTCTTTTCGGCAGCCTTCTCTCAGTACCTCTTCATTGAGTTCTCTATGAGCTTCAGAATCGTGAAAGCCACGGCAGACAGCACGGAGATGTACAGCAGGAACTCCTCAACGGGCGGAAGGCCGCTTTTCACGGCCATCATCACCCCGTTGGATGCGCATACGAAAAGGAAGGTCACGATGCTCGCAACAACAAAGCCGCCTATCAGGTAGTACGGCCTCCCGCTTTCAGACATGCTCCTGTGCTCTATTATCACCGAGGCTGTGACAAACGTCACGGCGAAGACAAGGAGGATGTAGGATATGCTGAGAAAGGTCTTCATCGTCGTTGCTATGCTGTACAGGCCGGTCAGCATGAAGTAGAGGATGAGGCCGAAGATGAACGAGATGGCGAGGCTGATATAAACTCTCCTGAGAACTTCGCTCCCCGAAATCATCGTTTTACTTTCTGATGACAAAAATATAAATTTTTTTAGACGAGAATCCTCATTATCAGGACTGTCTTTCTGTCCCTCAGCAGCTCGACAAACTCCCTGTCCAAGTCCGAGGCTGATAGCTCCGACCTTATCGCGAGGGTTCTGCTGCAGGTGTACGTGCTCTTCCTCACAACCACGTCGCTCTCATGGCTGAGAGTGAGCTTCTCACTCCCGAACGCTTGGAAGGACGTTTTCATCCCGTAGTCGGGAAGCTCGAGCTCTATCGTCATCTCCTTCCCTGCCAGAATGCCCTCCTTCACCTCGTCGTTCAGGTCTCTGACGGACTTGCTCGCCCTCACTCCGATTATGCAGTCGCCCCTCGGCGTAACCTCTTTATCCTTCGTTACCTCGAGGGTCGTTCTATGCCTCGCGGTTATGTTCTCGTGCCCGTAAGCAATAATCTCATCAGTACTTCTTCCACTCCTCATGCTCCTCGCACACGGTCTTCCAGTCACACTCACTGCAGGCGAACTCCTTCCATGTTCTCATGATCTCCGGGAGCTTCTCCTTAACCTCATGCCACGTGGTTCTCTGCCCGGGGTAAGTGCTGAGGAGCCTGTACGCCATCTGATCCAGTTCGGTGACCTCTTCCTCAGCGCTTTCAGAGTAGGAGCACACGCCGTCCTTCAGGTACGGACATCTCTCACAAACATCATCTGCTCCAAAAACGACCTCTATCTCGCTATCGGAAACGACCCTGCGCAGGTTCTCGACAAAATCCTCGCTGTAGCCCTCACCCTTAAAAAAATTTAGGCAGATCAGGTGGTGGCCTCTCAGCCGGGACATTACCTGAACAGCTCTATCTCGAGCTTAACCGGGTCGTACTTCCAGTCCTTGGGGAGCACGCCCTTCTCCTTGTAGTAGCTCGCGAGCCTGTGTATCTTTGCCTCGATGAGCTGCAGCCCCCTTTTGTTGTGCAGATCCTTCCTGTGCACCTCGAGGTGCTTCCTGAGGTTGATGGCCTTCCTTATGAGGGACTTTATGTCCTCCGGCAGCTTCATCTCCGCCCCGTTCTCCTTCAGAATCTGGACGACCTTCTTACCCGTGACCTGCTTGACCGACGGGATTCCGTAGGTGTCCCTGAGGATCATTCCGATCATGCTTGGCTCGTATCCCTCGTTGTAGAGCTTCAGGACGAGCTTTTCAACCTCCTCCGGCTTCATGTCTACCCATTCTGGAGGAGCGTCCCTGTAAACCCTCTTTGATCCTGACTTACCTCTCCTTCTTGCGTGAATCCTTGCCATTTTTATCAACCCCTGCCCTCAACGACTAAGGCTCGGTTAAAAATTTTTTGCCAGCCAGCTGAAAAACTTTTCCGCCGCCCTCCTGCGGTGACTCAGCTCGTTTTTCTTCTCCCCCATCTCGGCAAACGTCCTACCGTCGACCTCGAAGATCGGATCGTAGCCAAATCCATGCTCTCCCCTCTTTTCTCTCGCTATCTGTCCCTCAACCTCGCCCGTGAACGTTCTGACTTGCTCTCCATCGCTGAACGCGATGACGCAGACGAATCTGGCTCTCCTATCCTCAACTCCCTCCATGAGTTTCAGAATACCGTCGTTGCCTATGGTCTTGAACACGAAGGATGAGTAGACTCCGGGGAACCCATGAAGCGCGTCTATGAAGAGACCGCTGTCCTCGATGAAGAATGGCGGCTCTACGGCTCCTGAGAGCATCTCAGCGCTTTTCCTCGCAACGAACTCGAGATCGCTTCCCTGTGGCTCGAGGTACTCCATCTCTACCCACTCGATGTCGACGCCAAAGCCCCTCCCGATCTCTTTAAGCTCCTCGAACTTCCCCCTGTTGGACGTTATGAACCTGACCTTCATGCCCATCCATGAATGCCTCGCTATTTATTTCTCACCGCCTCGTAGATGCCCCTGAAGCCGTGGATCGCCCACTCCCTCATTATCTCGGAGTGGCTGTACAGCTCCATGAACCTCCTGAACCGCTCGTCCCCATTCTCAACAGCACTCACGAATTCATCGAAGCTCCCGGCACTCTCTGCGAGATCTACCCACCTCTCGAGTGTCTCAAGAACGCTTTCGAGCAGCCTGTCGGCATCGTACATCCCGAAGTGGGTGTAGGCTATGTACTGGGGGTCTGCGGACATCATCTTCCTCACAGACTCCCTCCACAGCTCGAGGTCGAAGGGTGGGGGCGTGGTGGGGATAACAACGCCGTCAATGCACATCCCGGCAGAATCTCCGGGAAACAGCATCCTGAAGTCACGCAGGAAGAAGCTCAGGTGGTGGGGCGCGTGACCGGGAGTTTCCATCACCTCTATTTCAACGTCTCCGAGGCTAAAAACATCTCCATCCTTCCCGACCACAACCCTCCCCTCTTCAACGCTCTCCGGCTTCCCGTAGACCTTGGACTTCGGGCTGAACTCGAGCGAGGCCTTCCACAGCTTCTCAGGGTTGATGATGTGCTTTCTGCCCCTCTCGTGGCAGACCACCTTAGCACCGTATCTGTTCGCGAGCCCTCCGGCCCCACCACCGTGGTCGAGGTGAACGTGGGTCACGAAGACGTAATCTAACTCTCTCACCCCAATCTCCTCGAGAGCCTCGATCACGTTCCCTATGGAACTCTGGGGGCCGGGCTCGATGACGGCCTTCCTCTCAAAGTCGAGGATGTATGACGAGATGACCCTCTCCTCCCCGGCGACCATGACGTCCACGCAGTACACGTTGTCAAAAACCTCATTAATTTTCATGCTGGTTTTTAAAAAGCCGGAAGGATAAAAAGCTTTCCTGAGCCATCGGGAAACTTTATAACTTCCCCACTGCCACAATACAGCATGGGCAGAGCTTGGAAGTTTGGAGACGACATTGACACTGACGTTATCATCCAGGGAAAGTATCTGGTCATAAACGATCCCGAGGAGCTTGCGAAGCACGTATTTGAGAACGTCAGGCCCGAATTTGCCGAGAAGGTTAAGGAAGGTGACTTCGTCGTCGCGGGGGAGAACTTTGGCTGTGGCTCGAGCAGGGAGCACGCGCCAATAGCTCTGAAGGCCTGCAGGATTGAGGCGGTCATCGCGAAGAGCTACGCGAGGATATTCTTCAGGAACGCCATAAACATCGGCCTCAGGGCGATTGAGTGCAGAGAAGCGGACAGAATTGAGGAGGGGGATGAGCTGGAGATAGACTACGAGAGGAACGTCATAATCAACAGGACGAAGGGTGAGGAATATGCTTTCACCCCCCTGCCGGATTTCCTGAAGGAGATCCTCGACAGCGGCGGGCTCGTTAGCTACGCGAAGAAGCTCTACGGTGAGTCGAGATGAAGAGAGTGGCCGTGATTCCGGGGGACGGCATAGGGAAGGAGGTCATGGACGCGGCGATGCTCATCCTTGAGAGGCTTGAGATGCCGTTCGAGTATGTCTGGCTTGAGGCGGGGGATGAGGCTGAGAAAAAGTACGGAAAACCCCTGCCTGACGAAACGCTTGAGGAGGTCAGGAAGAGCGATGCAGTGCTCTTCGGTGCGGCTGGCGAAACCGCTGCGGACGTGATAGTCAGGCTGAGGCAGGAGCTGAACACGTTCGCCAACATAAGGCCAGCGAGGACGTTCAGGGGTGTCGAGTCCATCCACAGCGACGTGAACATGGTCATCGTGAGGGAGAACACCGAGTGCCTCTACAAGGGCCTTGAGTTTGAGGTCGCTGATGGTGTAACTGAAGCTGTGAGGGTAATAACGAGGGAGGCGAGCGAGAGGATTGTGAGGTATGCCTTCGAGCTTGCGAAGCGGGAGGGGAGGAAGAGGGTGACGGCCCTGCACAAGGCAAACGTGATGAAGAAGACCTGCGGGCTGTTCAAGCAAGTGTTCTACGAGGTTGCTGGGGAGTATGAGGGGATTGAGGCGAACGACTACTACATTGACGCGGCGTGCATGTACATGGCCATGAGGCCCCAGATGTTCGACGTGATCGTCACGACCAACATGTTCGGCGACATCGTTTCAGACCTCGCAGCGGGGGTGGTTGGCGGACTCGGTCTGGCCCCGTCGGCAAACATTGGAGAGAGGCATGCTATCTTCGAGCCGGTGCATGGAGCAGCCTTCGACATCGCGGGGAAGGGCATAGCCAACCCGACGGCAATGATCCTCACCGCATGCATGATGCTCAGGCACTTCGGCTACCTAAGCGAGGCTGAGAGGGTGGAGAGGGCTGTGGAGAAAGTCATAGCCGAGGGCAGGACGACTCCCGATCTGGGGGGAAGCCTCAAAACAATGGAGATGGCAGAAGAGATAGCAAAGCTTCTCTGATCAGCCGTATATCTCTTTTTTGGCCTTGTCCATCGCATCGAGTATCTTCCTCTCGAGCTCCATAGCCATGTTCAGTATCTCCCTCAGCTCGAGCTCGTCTATCTCCTCAAAGTCCGGGTGAGAGCCCACGAAGTCGGAGAGGTTCGTTATCGTCGTCCTTATGTCTCCAAAACAGTCGTTGAGCACGCCCATTATGAGCATCATCCTCGTCTTCCTATCGAACATGGTCGTAGTTGGGCGTCTAAAATTTAAAAGTTCGGGTTTTGTGCCGTAAAAAGAAAAATAAGAAAATGGGGGTTATCTCCTTCTCGCCCTCCATGTAACGACCGCAGCAGATATTGCAATAAGACCGGCGAGCAATCCGAACCCCGGCGCTGACTCGCTCTGCTTCTCGGTCTTTTCAGCTGTGGGTGTCGGCGTAGCCTTGCTTCCCTCTTCTCCGAGCTTTTCAGCCTTCAGCTTCTCCGCCTCGTACTTTATTTTCACCAGAGCTGCCTTCATCGGTGCCCATCCGTACCAGTGGCTGTAGTCCGGGTTCATGTGGAACGCTCCCTGAAACGTCCTCATCCTGTACTCGAGGAACATCAGGTAGAGCTCCTCCTCTATTGGTGTCTTGACTTCATAGAACTGAAGCAGGTCCGGGGCATACTTCCACCCTTCCGGCTTCTCGAGTATTCCGAGGTCGTACAACTCTTTGACAGTCCTTATGGCCTCTGCAAACACCCTGTCGGCCTCTCTGATCATCTTGTCTCCCGCCTCAAGCTGCTCTCTGGCGAAGTTTTCTGAGTGGCACTGGCTGCAGATCTCGATCATCTTCTCCCTCTCAGCCTGCCACTCCTCCTTGCTCAGCCTCGCGACCTTGCCTGCCTTAACGACCTCGAACCTCTCTGTCGGATTTCCGTTCTCGTCCAGCACTCCGAGGGCCTGCAGTATCGTCACCCTGTCCTTCCACCACTCATCGTCATCCTCGGGAACCCTCAGGGCGAGGAAGCCCCACGCGGTCATGACGCTGTGATTTCCGTTGGCCATGTGGCAGGTCTGGCACTTTGGTGCCCTGCCTGTGTCTCCCTCAATGCTGTAAATGACTCCGTGCTTGCTTGTTGACCACATCTCGTACTGCGGGTGGTCGAAGCCCATGTGGCACGGCAGACATGCCTCAGGCTTCCTCGCCTCCTCCTTGCTGAATTTGTGCCTCGTGTGGCAGGAGTCGCAGGCCGCAGAGCCGTACCTGTAGGCCTCGTCCTTGTCCTGTATGACTCCAATCTTGTGGCACCCGCTGCAGCCCTTGAAGCCCTCGAGATCCTTCAGTGGGGTTGGGATGTGCTGTATGGCCGGCATCGCCTTCATCGCAATCCAGGCATAGTAGTGCTTTCCGCTTGCGTACTGCTCGTACTGCTTCGGATGGCAGGCCTTGCACGTGTCCGGGGTTGGCATCTTGGCGTTCTGCCAGTCGTCCGAGCTTCTGTGCCCAACACCATGACAGGCTTCACACCCTATGTGTTTGCTCATGTTTCCAGAGAGCCACTGGTCGACTATGCCCGGTGTAACCTGTTTGTGGCAGTCTATGCACTCGCTCGCGCTTGCGAGCGAGGTCAGGGCCGCGAGCAGGAGCACCAGCAAAACCGCTCGTCTCATGGCAATTCACCCTAAATCTTCTCACGGGTCTGTAATAATTAATGATTAACCCTAAGATCTTCGGGGTCATGCAAACATTTTTAACGAATAATTTGGAATGGTAGGTTCATGAGGTACATCGGTCTCGACATCGGTACGAATTACACAAAGGCCACGGCTGATGGTGAGAAGGTCACGATTTTCCCCAGTCTTGTTGTTTACGGTGAGGAGAAGGAGTGGAGCCTCAAGGGGTCGGAGGAGAGGGAGGTTTACGTCGGCGATGAGGCAGCATACATGGCGCAGAACATGGAGAACGTTGAGGTGCTGAGGCCACTGCATGAGGGCAGGCTGATGCACAACTCATACATCGAGCTCGCGAAGCATGCGCTCAGCCTTCTGAACGCAGAGGGTGAGAAGTTCGTGGCCACCGGCCTGCCGGTGAAGAGCTCCAAGAAGGAGAGGGCAGAGCTGGTTAGTGAGCTGAAGCAGGCGCTGAACTGCGATGTCCTCCTCCTCCCCCAGCCGGTTGGCTCCATGGCCTACATGGGCGTCAACACAGGTGTGTGCATAGACATAGGCTTTGGAACGACTGACGTGGTTGTGCTCGCGGACATGGAGTACCTGAAGGGAGACACACTTCTTGTGGGGGTTGACAAGATCTACGAGGGCATGGAGATGGCAATCAGGAACAAGTTCGGCATAACGATAACTCCCGAGGAGATGACGAAGCTTCTCGCAGAGGAGGGCTTCGAGGTCGGCAGGGTGAGGGGAGGAAAGAGAGTCTCGGTGAAAAGGGAGGACGTCATGGAAGACTACAACGAGATGATGAGGTCGTGGGTAGAGAGGATAGTCACGAGGGTGAACCTGCTCCTCGAGGGCCTGTCAGTCTCGCTTGTGGAGAACATAATTCTGAGCGGTGGCGGTGCAAGGCTGCCGGGAGTTTACGAGGAGTTCAGGGAGCACTTCAAGGACATAGGCGAGATAAAGGTGCCTGACGATCCTGTAACTGCAAATGCGAGGGGTTTTTACAGGCTCGCAAAGCTGTTTGCCGGGGAGGAGAGTAAAGAGGAAAAGACAGAGG
Coding sequences within it:
- a CDS encoding rod shape-determining protein; the protein is MRYIGLDIGTNYTKATADGEKVTIFPSLVVYGEEKEWSLKGSEEREVYVGDEAAYMAQNMENVEVLRPLHEGRLMHNSYIELAKHALSLLNAEGEKFVATGLPVKSSKKERAELVSELKQALNCDVLLLPQPVGSMAYMGVNTGVCIDIGFGTTDVVVLADMEYLKGDTLLVGVDKIYEGMEMAIRNKFGITITPEEMTKLLAEEGFEVGRVRGGKRVSVKREDVMEDYNEMMRSWVERIVTRVNLLLEGLSVSLVENIILSGGGARLPGVYEEFREHFKDIGEIKVPDDPVTANARGFYRLAKLFAGEESKEEKTEDVREEKPEGRKGKKKR